The following proteins are co-located in the Argopecten irradians isolate NY chromosome 9, Ai_NY, whole genome shotgun sequence genome:
- the LOC138332153 gene encoding large ribosomal subunit protein mL50-like: protein MAASLRTLSCSPLYRVLRSLQLGNRSQIKVPSRSASFLKKFWKGSSKPKEVEEEDGNIVFPRKSPLTSLDGLRSLKKRTGVNTKKGYSPPEDVEDRIQRIADRIYGERQDWRETSLTNRAHKYQFLTETINEFDHNIPNMVLTTLTKVDDVVRHFNTEVLETSALEDISKLDLPENLHINLDYIRFNEKEDTLFGGKTAYPENPTIIHSIKHRRKYRGTEQD, encoded by the exons ATGGCTGCGTCCTTGCGAACGTTATCGTGTagtcctttatacagagtttTAAGGAGTTTGCAGTTAGGAAATCGATCACAg ATTAAAGTTCCAAGTCGCAGTGCTAGTTTTCTGAAGAAGTTCTGGAAAGGTTCTTCAAAACCAAAGGAAGTAGAAGAAGAAGATGGCAACATCGTCTTTCCAAGGAAAAGCCCACTGACCAGCTTAGATGGATTGAGGTCTCTCAAAAAGAGAAC TGGTGTCAACACGAAGAAAGGATACAGCCCTCCAGAAGATGTTGAGGACAGAATACAGAGAATAGCTGATCGTATATATGGGGAGAGACAAGACTGGAGAGAAACATCTCTAACAAACCGAGCCCACAAATACCAG TTCCTGACAGAGACTATTAATGAGTTTGACCACAACATACCAAATATGGTGTTAACAACCCTGACTAAAGTAGACGACGTTGTCCGCCACTTCAACACAGAGGTCCTGGAAACAAGTGCCCTGGAGGACATTTCCAAACTAGATCTCCCGGAAAACTTACACATAAACTTGGATTATATTAGATTTAATGAAAAGGAAGATACATTATTTGGAGGAAAAACCGCATACCCAGAAAATCCGACAATTATACATAGCATTAAACACAGACGGAAGTATAGAGGAACAGAACAGGACTGA
- the LOC138330728 gene encoding uncharacterized protein, which yields MEPICDKCNVTKHKSCKVVTSSEEFVSEFKNSPDGKEFHLELQNCMDTLEALSKDTDSQIQTMSCDKETALQNLMNFQTEIEERVYALQEELKDKLETSYSDEREKRQASRQKCEQMKLDIKYTLKTSEELKDDNATMMCLIYKGQNEVKACKDLVQEMEKTCLTTRLSHEFDASRCLNSITMGKIVIRQHQRQLPSTMYSVVLSKRRLEDLRKFNIKHPSDKNQCCAFGIVFLSDGRIVVGDNANKNVKLYTKDGDYLSRMTLTDESSDICLIDDCSVAVMLVTTRTICVINFESHSKPVSTNIEISNITENCFGLTFNNTFFVVGTDKLYTLYRQWEAKRKGCVTTNLNACISAAIDRMVWCSPVLTTK from the coding sequence ATGGAACCAATATGTGACAAGTGTAACGTCACCAAACACAAAAGTTGCAAGGTCGTTACATCATCAGAGGAGTTCGTTAGCGAATTCAAGAACAGTCCTGACGGGAAAGAATTTCATTTGGAACTCCAGAATTGTATGGACACATTGGAAGCACTAAGCAAAGATACTGACTCCCAAATTCAGACTATGTCTTGTGATAAAGAGACAGCACTCCAGAATTTAATGAATTTTCAAACAGAGATCGAAGAACGTGTTTATGCTCTACAAGAAGAACTGAAAGACAAACTGGAAACTTCGTACAGTGACGAGAGAGAAAAGCGTCAGGCATCCAGACAGAAATGTGAACAGATGAAGCTCGACATAAAGTACACTCTGAAGACTTCGGAGGAATTGAAGGATGACAACGCGACTATGATGTGTCTGATTTATAAGGGCCAGAATGAGGTAAAAGCCTGCAAGGACCTTGTACAGGAGATGGAAAAGACCTGTCTAACGACCAGACTGTCACATGAGTTCGACGCCTCTCGTTGCTTGAACAGCATCACTATGGGAAAGATTGTTATCCGCCAACATCAGCGGCAGCTACCATCAACGATGTATAGCGTTGTATTGTCGAAACGACGCTTGGAGGATCTAAGGaaattcaatataaaacatCCTTCAGACAAAAACCAATGCTGCGCGTTTGGAATAGTTTTCCTGTCTGATGGCCGAATAGTTGTAGGAGATAATgccaataaaaatgttaaacttTATACAAAAGATGGTGACTACCTGAGTCGCATGACGCTTACAGATGAATCCAGTGATATCTGCCTTATCGACGATTGCTCCGTCGCAGTGATGCTAGTGACCACTCGAACCATCTGCGTGATCAATTTCGAAAGCCATTCTAAGCCAGTTTCGACAAATATCGAGATATCAAACATAACAGAAAACTGTTTTGGATTAACATTCAACAACACGTTCTTTGTGGTGGGCACAGAtaaactatatacattgtaccgtCAATGGGAGGCGAAGCGAAAAGGCTGCGTCACAACGAATCTAAATGCTTGCATCTCTGCAGCGATCGACAGAATGGTATGGTGTTCGCCGGTATTGACAACAAAGTAG
- the LOC138332155 gene encoding uncharacterized protein, which produces MAESRTPIKSPTDRRQQEDKFVLTETSNTPLHPKTIVCKPCERKGKKNVPAQFWCKTIDNFFCSECKVDIHDMLHPECEPECIEKYSSKPDTSLSKCRTHRHKTMEFFCEDHMEPICDKCSVTKHKSCKVVTSSEEFVSEFKNSPDGKEFHLELQNCMDTLEALSKDTDSQIQTMSCDKETALQNLMKLQTEIEECVYALQEELKDKLETSYSDEREKRQASRQKCEQMKLDIKYTLKTSEELKDDNATMMCLIYKGQNEVKACKDLVQEMEKTCLTTRLSHEFDAFSCLNSITMGKIVIRQHQRQLPSTMYSVVLSKRRLEDLRKFNIKHPSDNNQCCAFGIVFLSDGRIVVGDNANKNVKLYTKDGDYLSRMTLTDESSDICLIDDCSVAVMLVTTRTICVINFESHSKPVSTNIEISNITENCFGLTFNNTFFVVGTDKSIYIVPSMGGEAKRLRHNESKCLHLCSDRQNGMVFAGIDNKVAMIPSEDKTSIKAVDISEVEGAAGIDVDRAGNVYVCGGRSQNVVQMSKDGTNIRTLLTSDAIKRPRAIAVWRNIVAITSESLGQRNFVHMFQLV; this is translated from the coding sequence ATGGCAGAAAGTCGGACACCCATTAAATCACCGACTGACAGGAGACAGCAGGAAGACAAGTTCGTTTTGACTGAGACGAGTAATACGCCCTTGCATCCTAAGACTATTGTATGTAAACCTTGTGAACGTAAAGGCAAAAAGAACGTTCCTGCACAATTCTGGTGTAAGACGATCGATAACTTTTTCTGTTCAGAATGTAAAGTCGACATACATGATATGTTACATCCTGAGTGTGAACCAGAGTGCATCGAGAAATATTCAAGCAAACCGGATACATCGTTAAGTAAATGTCGAACGCACCGCCACAAAACGATGGAATTTTTCTGTGAAGATCACATGGAACCAATATGTGACAAGTGTAGCGTCACCAAACACAAAAGTTGCAAGGTCGTTACATCATCAGAGGAGTTCGTTAGCGAATTCAAGAACAGTCCTGACGGGAAAGAATTTCATTTGGAACTCCAGAATTGTATGGACACATTGGAAGCACTAAGCAAAGATACTGACTCCCAAATTCAGACTATGTCTTGTGATAAAGAGACAGCACTCCAGAATTTAATGAAATTGCAAACAGAGATCGAAGAATGTGTTTATGCTCTACAAGAAGAACTGAAAGACAAACTGGAAACTTCGTACAGTGACGAGAGAGAAAAGCGTCAGGCATCCAGACAGAAATGTGAACAGATGAAGCTCGACATAAAGTACACTCTGAAGACTTCGGAGGAATTGAAGGATGACAACGCGACTATGATGTGTCTGATTTATAAGGGCCAGAATGAGGTAAAAGCCTGCAAGGACCTTGTACAGGAGATGGAAAAGACCTGTCTAACGACCAGACTGTCACATGAGTTCGACGCCTTTAGTTGCTTGAACAGCATCACTATGGGAAAGATTGTTATCCGCCAACATCAGCGGCAGCTACCATCAACGATGTATAGCGTTGTATTGTCGAAACGACGCTTGGAGGATCTAAGGaaattcaatataaaacatCCCTCAGACAACAACCAATGCTGCGCGTTTGGAATAGTTTTCCTGTCTGATGGCCGAATAGTTGTAGGAGATAATgccaataaaaatgttaaacttTATACAAAAGATGGTGACTACCTGAGTCGCATGACGCTTACAGACGAATCCAGTGATATCTGCCTTATCGACGATTGCTCCGTCGCAGTGATGCTAGTGACCACTCGAACCATCTGCGTGATCAATTTCGAAAGCCATTCAAAGCCAGTTTCGACAAATATCGAGATATCAAACATAACAGAAAACTGTTTTGGATTAACATTCAACAACACGTTCTTTGTGGTGGGCACAGATAagtctatatacattgtaccgtCAATGGGAGGCGAAGCGAAAAGGCTGCGTCACAACGAATCTAAATGCTTGCATCTCTGCAGCGATCGACAGAATGGTATGGTGTTCGCCGGTATTGACAACAAAGTAGCTATGATCCCATCAGAGGATAAGACGAGCATAAAAGCAGTGGATATTAGTGAGGTGGAGGGTGCAGCAGGGATAGACGTGGACAGGGCAGGtaatgtgtatgtgtgtggagGAAGGTCACAGAACGTCGTACAGATGTCTAAGGACGGAACCAACATCAGGACACTTTTGACCTCAGACGCCATCAAACGGCCGCGGGCGATTGCTGTGTGGAGAAACATAGTAGCAATCACATCAGAATCATTGGGCCAAAGGAACTTTGTTCATATGTTCCAGCTCGTTTGA
- the LOC138332156 gene encoding potassium voltage-gated channel protein Shaw-like has protein sequence MAGKVYFDVGGSRFTTTWETLQKVPGSKLDKLCALHEQHPKPSGKVEYFFDRNPAVFGCVLDYHRTGDLHLPDNVCASQIRHELEFWEISPYEVSSCCWKILYSGDGVDKTLKMLDKEIPVFSTGKKFIQKTQGISSWIRDLMEYPSSSMLAKVYAVFYLTMVVFSIICDALIRSQDYSAQTQNVTISGSGSLDHLMPSLTNIPCAGLVIEILTNIVFTVDVAVRFGVSLSKTNFLKSLINIMDILALLGFWILVVTAIFSPFYVPGSETNALMVGNILMTLRFVRLYRLAKVSRGLKLVLLALDKSKMTILLLFAIMIINSCIFGGIIYCLEDHTFSNVFRAFYWAIITMATVGYGDIYPGSVAGRVVACVCAMAGLFLLAMPIGIISKNYTYLYTKLHHREQHFKEKRKCKKTIKFSTLVNGDVSSVS, from the exons ATGGCTGGGAAGGTGTATTTTGACGTAGGCGGAAGTCGATTTACGACCACGTGGGAAACACTGCAGAAAGTCCCGGGCTCGAAACTCGACAAATTGTGTGCACTTCATGAACAACATCCTAAACCGTCGGGGAAAGTGGAATATTTCTTTGATAGAAACCCAGCTGTTTTTGGATGCGTGCTTGATTATCATCGTACAGGTGATCTTCATCTTCCTGATAATGTCTGCGCAAGTCAAATCCGCCATGAATTGGAATTCTGGGAAATTTCTCCGTATGAAGTGTCCAGTTGTTGCTGGAAAATATTATACAGTGGAGATGGTGTCGATAAGACACTGAAAATGCTTGATAAAGAGATACCAGTGTTTAGCACAGGAAAGAAGTTTATTCAGAAAACACAGGGGATTTCTTCTTGGATACGGGACTTAATGGAGTATCCGTCATCTTCAATGCTAGCAAAG GTGTATGCGGTATTCTACTTGACAATGGTAGTCTTTTCCATTATCTGTGATGCCCTGATCAGATCGCAGGATtacagtgcacaaacacaaaatgtCACCATTTCCGGTTCCGGTTCACTCGACCACCTAATGCCGTCACTGACAAACATTCCCTGTGCTGGCCTGGTGATTGAGATACTTACCAATATTGTGTTCACCGTAGATGTAGCCGTACGTTTTGGAGTGTCCTTATCAAAGACTAATTTCCTAAAAAGTTTAATCAACATAATGGACATCTTGGCCTTGCTTGGTTTTTGGATCCTCGTCGTTACGGCAATTTTCTCACCGTTTTATGTGCCCGGAAGTGAAACTAATGCCCTTATGGTCGGTaatattttgatgactttaaGATTTGTCCGACTTTATCGTCTTGCTAAAGTAAGCAGGGGGCTTAAACTGGTGCTTTTAGCCTTAGACAAAAGCAAAATGACAATTTTGTTGCTTTTTGCTATCATGATAATTAATTCTTGTATTTTTGGCGGGATTATCTACTGCCTCGAAGATCATACTTTTTCAAATGTGTTCCGAGCTTTCTATTGGGCGATCATAACCATGGCAACGGTTGGTTACGGTGATATTTATCCAGGGTCAGTAGCAGGTCGTGTTGTAGCCTGTGTATGCGCCATGGCGGGACTATTTTTACTTGCCATGCCTATTGGAATTATTTCGAAGAACTATACATACCTATACACTAAACTTCACCATAGAGAACAGCATTTCAAGGAAAAACGTAAATGTAAGAAAACAATCAAATTCAGCACTCTGGTAAATGGTGATGTTAGTTCGGTAAGTTAG